The nucleotide sequence TTGTTTTTGCAGCTTTTTGATCGGGTTTGGCTTAAGGAAGGAGAACATAGGTCTGCCTCGTCGTGGATTTCTTTATCTTAAGCATTTTAATTGCCTGAAACGACGACAAATTTTGTAGGTGTATAACGTGTGTGGAAATGGCGGAATAAAAAAGCCCCTGACGAGTCAGAGGCTTTAAACAGGTGGGTGCTGTTTTTAATTAATGTTTTTAAGGCTAGCGTACTTTGAAGTTTGTGGCGACACGGTCAAAAGCATTATTGTATTCGTTGCCCAGTCGCTCAATTAATTGGCCCGCCGTTTGTACGTCTTTGATCGCACCAATACCCTGGCCGCAGCCCCAGATATCTTTCCAGGCTTTTTTATCGGTATTACCACCCGAGCCAAAGTTCATTTTGGACGGGTCACTTTCCGGCAGGTTATCCGGGTCCATACCAGCGTTAATAATTGATGGTTTCAGGTAGTTGCCATGCACGCCGGTGAACAGGTTGCTGTACACAATATCCTCGGCGGTTGAGTCGACCAGGCATTGTTTATAGTCTTCTTCCGCACGCGCTTCTTTGGTAGCGATAAAGGCTGAACCGATATAACCCAGGTCGGCGCCCATCGCTTGTGCTGCCAGAATAGAATCACCGGTGGTTATGGAGCCGGACAACAGCAGCGGGCCATCAAACCATTCGCGAATTTCCTGAATCAGTGCCAGAGGTGACTGGGTACCAGCATGGCCACCGGCACCGGCAGCTACGGCGATCAGGCCATCAGCGCCTTTTTCAACCGCCTTTTTAGCGAAGGTGTTGTTGATGATATCGTGCAGTACGATGCCGCCGTAGGAATGGATGGCTTCGTTAACTTCAACCCTGGCACCTAATGAAGTAATGATGATGGGTACCTTGTATTTCACGCACAGAGCCAGGTCTTCTTCCAGACGATTGTTGGAGCGATGCACAATCTGGTTGACGGCAAAAGGCGCGGCGGGTTTGTCCGGGTTGGCCTGATTGTAGGCGTCCAGTTCTTCGGTAATCTGAATCAGCCACTTCTCGAATTCACCTTCGCCACGGGCGTTGAGTGATGGAAAAGAGCCGACGATGCCAGCTTTGCATTGGGCAATCACCAGCTCCGGACCCGAAATAATAAACAGTGGAGCGGCAACGGCAGGTACCGATAAACGACCTTTGAGAATGTCTGGAAGTGCCATAAAACGACCTTTGTTATATCAATGTGAGTGTTTAAAACTGCTTAACATGAAATCATTATGAGCAGAGCCGAGGGGTTTCTGAATGACAATGGATCACATTTAAATTGATGTTTTACAACAAATTTGTGTAGTCTGAAGAGAG is from Bacterioplanoides sp. SCSIO 12839 and encodes:
- a CDS encoding nitronate monooxygenase family protein codes for the protein MALPDILKGRLSVPAVAAPLFIISGPELVIAQCKAGIVGSFPSLNARGEGEFEKWLIQITEELDAYNQANPDKPAAPFAVNQIVHRSNNRLEEDLALCVKYKVPIIITSLGARVEVNEAIHSYGGIVLHDIINNTFAKKAVEKGADGLIAVAAGAGGHAGTQSPLALIQEIREWFDGPLLLSGSITTGDSILAAQAMGADLGYIGSAFIATKEARAEEDYKQCLVDSTAEDIVYSNLFTGVHGNYLKPSIINAGMDPDNLPESDPSKMNFGSGGNTDKKAWKDIWGCGQGIGAIKDVQTAGQLIERLGNEYNNAFDRVATNFKVR